Within Fusobacterium gonidiaformans ATCC 25563, the genomic segment CAAATTTTTTCTTTTAGAAAGTTCCCATCGGATCCACAGGATGTAAATTAAATCGCACTTCATAGTATAAATGCGGCTCTCCATTACTAGAAACCCCTAAAATTCCGATGACTTGTCCCTTGGATACCTTTTGATTTAGTCCCGCTTTTAAGGAAATCAAGTTTCCATATACTCCAATGGTATTATATCCATAATCTATCATAATTACTTTTCCTAAGCCTTGGAAATTAGAAGCATAAATGACCGTTCCTGAAGTTGCAGCTTTGACAGGAGCCCCCATATTTGCCTTAATTTCAATTCCGTTGCTGGAAACTTGCCCTGCCTTCATTTGTCCATAATGAACGACAATCGGTCCATCCAAAGGCTTCATTGTTTTTCCAATTTTGGAATAAGCTTGTGTTTTTTTCACAATTTTCTTATCTACTTTTACTCTCGAACGAATGATTTGCTCAATTTGTCTAGCAATTCTTGCTTTTTCTTTGCTTAATTTTTGAATACTTCCTTGATGCTCTTTCTTTTCTTGATTCAACTGAGCAATCAAAGCATTTTGTTGCTTTTGTTTTCTATCTCCCTCAGCAATATTCGCTGCCAAACCGGATTGTAGCTTAGCAAGTTTTGCTCTTTCCGCTTCAATCTGTTCCTTGACGGTTTTAATATCTCCTTGCACTGTTTGAATTTTTCCCATTCTTTGCAAATCACTATACAATAAAGTTTTAAAGTTTTTCGTCACCAAAGGCTTATCTTCTAAATCTCCCGCATGCCCAATCAAGTAGTGGCTCCATGCAATCATCTTTGCATCGTATTGCAACTTTTTATTCTCAAACTCTTGGTTACTAATTTCTAAATTCTTGCTTCCATACTCAATTTTTTTTGTAACTTCCACAATTTCATTTTGCATTTCCAATCGTTTTCGACTATTTTCTTCAATTTCATGTTTTAACTGTTCTATCTTCTTCGCAATCTGACTTTTTTCTACATCAATTTTTTTAATTCTTGTATTTTTTACTTGAATTTGCTTTTCTATATTTTGTATTTTCTTCTTCATATCCTTCACTTGATCAGCAAAACTCAAGTGAAAGAAACAAAAAGAAAGTAATATTACAATGTACTTTTTCACTCTTCCTCACCATCAATTCCTAGAATCGTAATTGGTAATATCCATATCACAAGATTGATAATCAAAAGAGCTAATAAATGCCATAAAAAAGTATCCCAATATGCTAACAATAGGAAATCACTTTTATACGCAATAAAAATTTTCCGAACATAGACATAAATGTTCAAAAAAATCAATTCTCCGGCTAAAGTCGATAAAGTAAAAGGAATTAAATTTCTTCTCTTGGATCTTTTTAAATTATAGTTATCATCTCGAATTGCATTGATACAGTTAAAAAAGTCCAAAGCAGAAGCTGCTTTAAATAAAAAAATTAAAAGACCAAAAATTAGAATAGCTCCGAAAGAAGAAACATAGGTTAAGGTTTGATACATTCCATTATTCTTTTGAATGTGTTCCAAATATCCCTTATCTTGGAACACTTCTTTCACAGCTTCATTGTCTTCTAACTTTTCTCGAATCTTTTCCATGTTACTTGTCTTTGATAAATAAACGACAATAGAATCGGTCAAAGGATTGTCTTTCATAGGAATCGAAATATTTAATTCTTGTTGTAGTTCTTGAAAGCTTTTTTCTTTCGATAAATATTGTACTTTTCGTACTCCCTCCATCTTCCAGAACATTTTTTCCAAGGCTTCTTTTTTAGAATTTTCTAAATTATGTTGTAAATCCACTACAAAAAAGGCTTTTCCTTCGTTGACTTCCGATAACTTTCTCAGGTTTAATCCTGCGGAAATAAAAATATTTAGAATAATGACTAAACTAATCACACAGTAAAAAATTCTTCTTTTTAATCGACTTACATATTTTAAATTTTCTTTTCCTAAACCAAATACCTTATTCATATATTTTCTCCTATCTTTGTTGTGTTCTATTTTATTTTATCACAATTCCAAAAAAATAAAAAGAGGACTTTCTAGTCCTACTAGAAAATCCTCTTCATTATTTCAAACTTTCTATTTCTTCAAATTTTCTCGAATGACTGCTACTAATTTATCGGCTGTCAATTCGTATTTTTCTAATAATTCTTGTCCTTTTCCACTTTGTCCAAAAGCATCATAAATTCCTACTTTTTTCACTAAAGTTGGATGCGTTTCCGATAAGAATTCAGACACAGCAGCTCCCAATCCACCAATCACAGAATGTTCTTCTGCTGTTACGATGAATTTTGTTTCTTGAGCCGCTTTTAAAATGGTTTCTCCATCCAAAGGCTTTACAGAACCGGAGTTGATAACTCTTACAGAGATTCCTTCTTCTGCTAAAATATCAGCTGCTTTTAACGCTTCTTGTGTCATCAATCCACAAGAAACGATACTCACATCTGTTCCTTCTCGTAAAGTGTTTGCCAATCCAATTTGAAATTCATAGTTATCTTCCAATACAGTTTCTACATCCAATCTTCCCATTCTGATGTAAACAGGTCCTTCATATTCTGCAGCCGCAAAAATCATTTTTTTTGTTTCTACAGCATCGCATGGACATAGCACTACCATTCCCGGAATGGATCTCATAATTGCCATATCTTCTACTGATTGGTGAGATCCTCCATCTTCTCCTACTGAAACTCCTGCATGACTTGGAGCAATTTTTACATTCAATTTAGGATAAGCCACTGTATTTCTAATTTGTTCAAAAGCTCTTCCTGCCGCAAACATTGCAAAAGAAGAAGCAAATGGAATTTTTCCACAAGTTGCAAACCCTGCTGCCGTTCCTATTAAATCTGCTTCCGCAATCCCCACGTTGATATGTCTATCCGGAAATGCTTTTTTAAATAAGTCTGTTTTCGTAGACTTACTTAAATCTGCATCCAATACTACAATATTTTTATTTTGTTGTCCTAATTCGACTAAAGCTTCTCCATAAGCTTGTCTTGTAGACTTTTTCATTCTTTTCCTCCTTTAGATTTTATGCCAATTCAGCTAAGGCTTTATCTCGTTCTTCTGCTGTTGGTGCAGTTCCGTGGAATCCACATACATTTTCCATGAAAGAAACTCCCTTCCCTTTGACTGTTTTTGCTAAAATCAAAGTAGGTTTTCCTTTGCAAGCTTTCGCAGCTTCCAAGGCAGAAAAAATTTCTTCAAAATTATGCCCATCGATAGAAAGAACATTCCATCCAAATGCTTCCCATTTCTTATCTAAAGGTTCTACTCCCATGACAGCATCTACATTTCCATCAATTTGTAAATTATTAGAGTCTACAAAAGCACAAACATTATCTAGTTTATAATGAGCTGCTGTCATTGCTGCTTCCCAAATT encodes:
- a CDS encoding transketolase family protein, translating into MKKSTRQAYGEALVELGQQNKNIVVLDADLSKSTKTDLFKKAFPDRHINVGIAEADLIGTAAGFATCGKIPFASSFAMFAAGRAFEQIRNTVAYPKLNVKIAPSHAGVSVGEDGGSHQSVEDMAIMRSIPGMVVLCPCDAVETKKMIFAAAEYEGPVYIRMGRLDVETVLEDNYEFQIGLANTLREGTDVSIVSCGLMTQEALKAADILAEEGISVRVINSGSVKPLDGETILKAAQETKFIVTAEEHSVIGGLGAAVSEFLSETHPTLVKKVGIYDAFGQSGKGQELLEKYELTADKLVAVIRENLKK
- a CDS encoding murein hydrolase activator EnvC family protein → MKKYIVILLSFCFFHLSFADQVKDMKKKIQNIEKQIQVKNTRIKKIDVEKSQIAKKIEQLKHEIEENSRKRLEMQNEIVEVTKKIEYGSKNLEISNQEFENKKLQYDAKMIAWSHYLIGHAGDLEDKPLVTKNFKTLLYSDLQRMGKIQTVQGDIKTVKEQIEAERAKLAKLQSGLAANIAEGDRKQKQQNALIAQLNQEKKEHQGSIQKLSKEKARIARQIEQIIRSRVKVDKKIVKKTQAYSKIGKTMKPLDGPIVVHYGQMKAGQVSSNGIEIKANMGAPVKAATSGTVIYASNFQGLGKVIMIDYGYNTIGVYGNLISLKAGLNQKVSKGQVIGILGVSSNGEPHLYYEVRFNLHPVDPMGTF
- a CDS encoding cell division protein FtsX, with the protein product MNKVFGLGKENLKYVSRLKRRIFYCVISLVIILNIFISAGLNLRKLSEVNEGKAFFVVDLQHNLENSKKEALEKMFWKMEGVRKVQYLSKEKSFQELQQELNISIPMKDNPLTDSIVVYLSKTSNMEKIREKLEDNEAVKEVFQDKGYLEHIQKNNGMYQTLTYVSSFGAILIFGLLIFLFKAASALDFFNCINAIRDDNYNLKRSKRRNLIPFTLSTLAGELIFLNIYVYVRKIFIAYKSDFLLLAYWDTFLWHLLALLIINLVIWILPITILGIDGEEE